A stretch of the Deltaproteobacteria bacterium genome encodes the following:
- the rsmB gene encoding 16S rRNA (cytosine(967)-C(5))-methyltransferase RsmB, protein MQVNPARKIALNILIRIGLEDSFADILLANELEKGSLSQLDKSLTTELVYGVLRWRLKIDWIINQFSKIKTKKMEHTVLNAIRLGVYQLLFLTKIPASAAIDESVKLVKKSCTKKSGFINAVLRRIDAERKDIIFPNIKIEPIKYVSVVFSHPDWLIERWITRYDVAQTIKICQANNQIPPVVVRVNTLKTTRDDFLKRLADHGIDAEKTRYSPDGVIVGRGFYPQMEMLPQELFYIQDEASQMVSYLLAPKPGEGILDTCAAPGSKTTHMAQMLNNKGCIYAMDIHKSRLETISQTCKRLGINIVKTFLSDGTKDLQFVPQNGFDAVLIDAPCSGLGVLRRNPDAKWKKPDMNGLTRLQKGILENLSRYVKKGGRLIYSTCTTEPEENEEVIYGFLKAHTEFKLTNAKMFLSDTIVDENGFLRTSSHKHNMDGFFGARMERI, encoded by the coding sequence ATGCAAGTAAACCCTGCCAGAAAGATTGCCCTTAATATCCTCATAAGGATAGGGTTAGAAGACTCTTTTGCTGACATACTGCTGGCTAATGAACTTGAAAAGGGCAGCCTCTCACAATTAGATAAATCCCTTACAACAGAACTTGTCTATGGTGTCCTACGATGGAGACTCAAGATAGACTGGATTATCAACCAATTTTCAAAAATCAAGACAAAGAAGATGGAGCATACTGTCCTGAACGCGATAAGGCTTGGTGTTTATCAACTTCTCTTTCTTACAAAGATACCTGCCTCTGCTGCAATAGATGAGTCTGTTAAACTTGTTAAAAAAAGCTGCACAAAGAAATCGGGATTTATAAATGCTGTTTTAAGAAGGATTGACGCTGAAAGAAAGGATATAATATTTCCCAATATCAAAATAGAGCCTATAAAATATGTTTCTGTTGTATTTAGCCACCCTGATTGGCTTATTGAAAGATGGATTACCAGATACGACGTTGCACAGACAATAAAAATTTGTCAGGCAAATAATCAGATACCTCCGGTTGTTGTGCGGGTCAACACATTAAAAACAACAAGAGATGACTTCTTAAAAAGACTTGCAGATCACGGCATAGATGCAGAAAAGACAAGATATTCTCCTGACGGTGTAATTGTAGGCAGGGGTTTTTATCCGCAGATGGAAATGCTGCCGCAGGAACTCTTTTATATTCAGGATGAGGCATCTCAAATGGTTTCGTATCTCCTTGCACCAAAACCCGGAGAGGGTATCCTTGATACCTGTGCTGCACCGGGCAGCAAGACAACACACATGGCACAGATGCTCAATAATAAAGGATGTATCTATGCAATGGACATCCATAAATCAAGGCTGGAAACAATCTCACAAACCTGCAAAAGATTGGGCATAAATATTGTAAAAACATTTTTGAGTGATGGAACTAAAGATTTGCAATTTGTTCCCCAAAACGGTTTTGACGCCGTCTTGATAGATGCGCCATGCTCAGGTCTGGGTGTGCTCCGCAGAAACCCTGATGCAAAATGGAAGAAACCTGACATGAATGGGTTGACCAGATTACAGAAAGGGATTTTGGAAAACCTTTCCAGATATGTAAAAAAGGGCGGAAGACTTATATATTCAACATGCACAACCGAACCAGAGGAAAATGAAGAAGTTATATATGGGTTTCTTAAAGCCCACACTGAATTTAAACTTACAAATGCAAAAATGTTTTTGTCGGATACCATTGTTGATGAAAACGGTTTTTTGAGGACATCTTCACATAAACATAATATGGATGGGTTTTTCGGGGCAAGGATGGAGAGGATATGA
- a CDS encoding threonine synthase, which translates to MRWNGVIKAFREYLPDIKDDAIVTLNEGNTPLIEANNLTDIIGNLKMFLKYEGVNPTGSFKDRGMTMAVSKAKESGSHAVICASTGNTSASAAAYAARGGLRAYVLIPEGMIALGKLSQAMMHGAEVIQIEGNFDDALTIVREISKTYPVTLVNSINPFRLEGQKTASFEICNYLGFAPIYHFLPVGNAGNITAYWNGYKEFKEKGITKTLPKMFGFQAEGAAPIVLGHPIKKPETVASAIRIGNPSSWQNAVKSRDESRGVIDMVSDDEIIYAYKLLASREGVFAEPASAASLAGVIKMHRKGIFKNGDTIVCTLTGHGLKDPDTAIKSSDKPITLPPNLKKVVKVLGF; encoded by the coding sequence ATGAGATGGAATGGTGTCATAAAGGCATTCAGGGAATATCTGCCTGATATAAAGGACGATGCGATTGTTACACTTAATGAAGGGAATACCCCCTTGATTGAGGCTAATAACCTTACAGATATTATCGGGAATCTCAAGATGTTCCTGAAATATGAGGGTGTAAACCCGACCGGTTCTTTTAAGGACAGGGGCATGACAATGGCTGTGTCAAAGGCAAAGGAATCAGGCTCTCACGCTGTTATATGCGCCTCCACTGGGAATACATCTGCGTCTGCTGCAGCGTATGCAGCAAGAGGCGGGCTTCGCGCATATGTCCTTATACCTGAAGGGATGATTGCGCTTGGCAAACTTTCTCAGGCAATGATGCACGGTGCAGAGGTGATCCAGATTGAAGGAAATTTTGATGATGCGCTGACTATCGTAAGAGAAATCTCAAAGACATATCCTGTAACCCTTGTAAATTCCATAAACCCGTTCAGGCTTGAAGGACAGAAGACAGCATCGTTTGAGATATGTAATTATCTCGGTTTTGCGCCGATATACCATTTCCTGCCTGTTGGGAATGCAGGCAATATAACTGCATACTGGAATGGGTATAAGGAGTTCAAAGAAAAAGGTATTACAAAAACCCTTCCAAAGATGTTCGGCTTTCAGGCAGAAGGTGCAGCGCCCATTGTCCTTGGACATCCCATTAAAAAGCCTGAGACTGTTGCATCCGCAATAAGGATTGGCAATCCGTCAAGTTGGCAGAATGCCGTAAAGTCAAGGGATGAATCAAGGGGCGTGATTGATATGGTCTCTGATGATGAAATCATTTATGCATATAAACTCCTTGCCTCAAGGGAAGGGGTATTTGCAGAACCTGCATCTGCCGCATCTTTGGCAGGTGTAATCAAGATGCACAGAAAGGGCATATTTAAAAACGGCGATACAATTGTATGCACACTTACAGGACACGGCTTAAAAGACCCTGATACAGCAATTAAATCATCTGATAAACCGATTACACTTCCGCCTAATTTGAAAAAGGTTGTTAAGGTGTTGGGGTTTTAA
- a CDS encoding homoserine dehydrogenase, translated as MQKINIGLIGFGTVGAGVVKVLHENAKTIQDRLGAEIVLKRIADKDIERDRGVPVDKGILTTDAFDVINDPEISIVIELVGGIEPAKKFILKSLENKKNVVTANKALLATHGEELFNAAVKNGVDIGFEASVGGGIPIIKSIKEGLAANKINSIYGIINGTANYILSKMTNEGGKFEDVLKKAQEKGYAEADPTYDIEGIDTAHKLAILINLAYGTNIKLDDIYIEGITRVAPLDIKFAKEFGYRIKLLAIAKEDAGKIEARVHPTMLPDNHPLANVDGVFNAILLKGNAVGSVMFYGRGAGMLPTGSAVVSDVIDICRNMRMGIKTRVSPLSYMPSVIRKVEIKNMELLEMPYYIRFSVIDKPGVLSKISGVLGSYNISISSVVQKDRKVSGAVPLVVVTHDAKEKEMRQAISEIDKLDITLDKTVYLRIEEKNRLDSRHKTLRLMTKTVTQTFRACP; from the coding sequence ATGCAAAAAATAAACATAGGTCTCATAGGTTTCGGCACAGTGGGCGCAGGGGTCGTGAAGGTTTTGCATGAAAATGCGAAAACAATTCAAGACAGACTTGGCGCAGAGATTGTGCTTAAAAGGATTGCTGACAAGGATATTGAAAGGGACAGGGGCGTGCCTGTTGACAAGGGGATATTAACGACAGATGCCTTTGATGTTATAAATGATCCTGAAATATCCATTGTCATTGAACTTGTAGGAGGTATTGAGCCTGCAAAGAAATTTATCCTTAAATCCCTTGAGAATAAGAAAAATGTTGTTACTGCGAACAAGGCGCTCCTTGCAACGCATGGCGAGGAGCTCTTCAATGCGGCAGTAAAAAATGGTGTTGATATTGGATTTGAGGCAAGCGTCGGCGGCGGCATACCAATAATAAAATCAATTAAAGAAGGGCTTGCTGCAAATAAAATCAACTCAATCTACGGCATCATAAACGGCACGGCAAACTATATCTTAAGCAAGATGACAAATGAGGGGGGCAAGTTTGAGGATGTTTTAAAAAAGGCGCAGGAAAAGGGTTATGCAGAGGCAGACCCTACCTATGACATTGAAGGCATAGACACAGCCCACAAACTAGCAATTTTAATAAACCTTGCATACGGGACGAATATAAAACTTGACGACATATATATTGAAGGCATCACAAGGGTTGCGCCGCTGGATATAAAATTTGCAAAGGAATTCGGCTACCGCATAAAACTGCTTGCAATTGCAAAAGAGGATGCTGGAAAGATTGAGGCAAGGGTGCATCCGACAATGCTCCCTGACAATCACCCATTGGCAAATGTTGACGGTGTGTTCAATGCAATCCTGCTTAAAGGCAATGCAGTCGGCTCTGTTATGTTTTACGGAAGAGGCGCGGGCATGCTCCCAACAGGCAGCGCTGTTGTTTCTGATGTAATTGACATATGCAGGAATATGAGAATGGGTATAAAGACAAGGGTATCTCCTCTTTCCTATATGCCGTCTGTAATAAGAAAGGTGGAGATTAAGAATATGGAATTGCTGGAGATGCCTTATTATATAAGGTTTTCTGTTATTGATAAGCCTGGGGTGCTGTCTAAAATATCAGGTGTGCTTGGAAGTTACAATATAAGCATATCCTCTGTTGTTCAGAAGGACAGAAAAGTAAGCGGCGCTGTCCCTCTTGTTGTTGTTACGCATGATGCAAAAGAAAAAGAGATGAGGCAGGCAATTTCAGAGATTGATAAACTTGATATTACACTGGACAAGACAGTTTACTTAAGGATTGAAGAGAAGAATAGATTAGACTCAAGACATAAGACATTAAGACTTATGACAAAAACTGTAACTCAAACCTTTAGAGCCTGCCCCTGA
- a CDS encoding HEPN domain-containing protein — MKAADIDVIKAMLSKAHEKLKTAHIDFDNKRYDDSVSRTYYAVYHAISAVLLSKDLHFSSHGQTIGAFNREFVKTKKFPAVFTKMIEKLFNERQTGDYDFESYIDEDIAQEDLIMQKIY; from the coding sequence GTGAAGGCAGCCGATATTGATGTTATAAAGGCAATGCTTTCAAAGGCACATGAAAAACTAAAAACTGCCCATATAGATTTTGACAATAAAAGATATGATGATTCTGTCTCCCGCACATATTATGCGGTCTATCATGCAATCTCTGCTGTTTTGCTTTCAAAGGACTTGCATTTTTCATCGCATGGCCAGACAATCGGTGCGTTTAACAGGGAATTTGTTAAAACAAAAAAGTTTCCTGCTGTATTTACAAAGATGATAGAAAAATTGTTCAATGAACGGCAAACTGGCGACTATGACTTTGAAAGTTATATTGATGAGGATATTGCACAAGAAGATTTAATCATGCAGAAGATATATTAA